Proteins found in one Aethina tumida isolate Nest 87 chromosome 1, icAetTumi1.1, whole genome shotgun sequence genomic segment:
- the LOC126264330 gene encoding putative odorant receptor 92a, which produces MNNQNYVEALKIPIYFLVLSGHWPTETSSFKNSMRCFLSWLIEIMFEVLLFMELFRHLDNLTALTAHMSILTPPTSFLIKLIIFSLNRQKLKAIMKDLDSVTSYPEHLEIHKTRAIKYSKFLGTMYQWICASVVSIYSSMPFIYGFLPIKFSYAQGIWNYPVYVIQVLGLYNAACVNSCIDVLAYSLMSIAAAELDILNGKIIDAIPRYQVDDEDIIGILSECVKDHEKIITFICNLENLYSDICLAQYLTSIIVICNIGFQLVNIEIGSIDFIKLLLFFTAMIIQLSIYCWNGNEIILKSIATRDACYNSNWINCGPGARKLLFMISERSKKPLYLSAGKFSRLSLTTFTSVINTSYTYFNLMNTTNKQ; this is translated from the exons ATGAATAACCAAAATTATGTGGAAGCCTTGAAAATACCAATCTACTTTTTGGTGCTGTCTGGTCACTGGCCCACTGAAACTTCGTCATTCAAGAATTCGATGCGATGTTTTCTGTCCTGGCTTATAGAGATTATGTTCGAAGTGCTTCTGTTCATGGAACTTTTCAGACATTTGGACAATTTAACAGCACTCACTGCTCACATGTCCATTCTCACTCCTCCCACATCGTTCCTGATCaaactgattattttttcGCTAAACCGTCAAAAACTTAAGGCAATTATGAAGGATCTGGACAGTGTCACCTCGTATCCGGAACACTTGGAAATCCACAAGACACGAGCGAtcaaatattcgaaatttttaGGCACGATGTACCAATGGATTTGCGCCTCAGTTGTATCGATTTACAGCTCGATGCCGTTTATTTATGGATTTCTGCCCATCAAGTTTTCTTACGCTCAAGGCATATGGAATTATCCGGTTTATGTTATTCAAGTTTTAG GTTTGTATAACGCGGCTTGCGTAAACTCCTGCATAGATGTGTTAGCCTACAGTTTAATGAGCATAGCTGCAGCTGAATTAGACATTTTGAATGGTAAAATTATCGATGCAATACCGCGTTATCAAGTAGATGATGAAGACATCATAGGTATATTGTCTGAGTGCGTTAAAGaccatgaaaaaattataac ttttatttgcaatttggAGAACCTTTATTCCGATATATGTTTGGCCCAATATTTAACTAgcattattgttatttgtaatatCGGTTTTCAGTTAGTAAAT attgaAATAGGGAGCAttgactttattaaattattattatttttcactgCGATGATAATTCAATTGAGCATTTATTGCTGGAAtggaaatgaaataatattaaaa AGTATTGCGACGAGAGATGCTTGTTATAATTCGAATTGGATTAATTGCGGGCCAGGTGCAAGAAAACTTCTCTTTATGATATCTGAAAGAAGTAAAAAGCCTTTATATCTATCAGCCGGAAAATTTTCAAGACTATCCCTAACTACTTTTACTTcg GTAATTAACACTTCATACACCTATTTTAACTTGATGAATACCACCAAtaagcaataa
- the LOC109608385 gene encoding ankyrin repeat domain-containing protein 27, with translation MWSQYDENLSENAFYKEISTQHSDILTKSSEEGWIITVPRQGSWDIDELNFETILDHILIHDEGSEFSTLSKKHLTVLDKRILTENNLTFNNPVEILFEETFYIDKNLKCTVWCVERPLFIKYVSKIHHKICLENVHDCIDFLWVESLSHQLLEHIQIQANEFILQHENFETENLQEQKDLLGKLYSQCLQTCLKNTHIRDKSSNPIFLENLKISVETYMHYCLGRKLLSAVNTLMCNSDSQFNKITRNSSYLQLQDLNIPSSLSDIVTAVKCELNKINSFVTILDKINCLQRTFKLLNSYDIKYCFTTDDVLNILVFVILKLNINNWYANLVYIKDYKFSSLNVHNDFFLTSIEAALEFIRSNEFLGIKVKSIRQDVSSQFAVQYVFDYIRLGNLKMVKSILKQKKVKANIEQNLSLCHPLCSCDECEKILKNLEKQIDVNIDSKNENGQSLLTVAVLYGHCDLVEFFLTNNCNINTIDYLCRTPLHYAASKGYQDILLLLINFGANVNAVDGEKNTPLHLASENGHENCVKALIYSSVNIKLDLCNFFGDTPMHLAAKWSYLEILKILSENGGYAHVKNRRNKTALDIASNYYSRVLLEDAPEIITNNNSEPDSSLEIIDCGQVIFISENHGVKPRNLEQLKKIDLLLKAIENNDLPLTCFYLGFNIEINETEELKEKCHPLCYCPKCTTEGEFLISNKKDAVLSVNTCNGFGYTPLHMAAKFGRHEILRLLLDSSAQLNVKTYSTLYTPLHLACMNQRIKVIKELLNCGSCKIDEPDSKGNTPLFYAATKGFTKIVEILLNNGADVKKKNMSGKTILQEVEDRQLFGILAILNENNKEFTKRNDGWVFF, from the coding sequence ATGTGGTCACAGTATGACGAAAACTTGAGTGAAAATGCATTTTACAAGGAAATCAGTACACAACATAGTGACATTCTCACAAAGTCAAGTGAAGAAGGTTGGATTATCACTGTACCGAGACAAGGTAGTTGGGACATAGATGAActgaattttgaaacaattctAGATCATATTTTGATTCATGATGAAGGATCGGAGTTTTCTACACTTAGCAAAAAGCATTTAACAGTACTAGATAAAAGAATAttgactgaaaataatttaacattcaataatcctgttgaaattttatttgaagaaaCATTTTACATTGACAAGAACTTGAAATGTACGGTATGGTGTGTTGAAAGacctttatttatcaaatatgtaAGCAAAATACATCACAAAATATGCCTGGAGAATGTTCATGATTGCATTGATTTCTTGTGGGTCGAGTCTCTTTCACATCAACTATTGGAACACATACAGATACAAGCAAATGAATTTATACTTCAACATGAGAACtttgaaactgaaaatttacaaGAACAGAAGGATCTTCTTGGCAAATTATATTCACAGTGTCTGCAAACTTGTCTAAAAAACACTCATATAAGAGACAAATCCTCAAATCCTATATTTCTGGAGAATTTGAAAATCTCTGTGGAGACCTACATGCATTATTGTTTAGGCAGAAAGTTACTAAGTGCTGTTAACACTTTAATGTGCAACTCAGATTCTCAGTTCAACAAAATCACCAGAAATTCCAGTTACCTCCAACTTCAAGATTTGAATATACCATCAAGTTTAAGTGACATTGTAACTGCAGTGAAATGtgaattgaacaaaattaatagttttgtgactattttagataaaataaactgtttgcaacgaacttttaaattattaaatagttatgatatcaaatattgttttaccaCAGATGATGTACTAAACATATTAGTTTTTGTGATACTTaagttaaacattaataactgGTATGCTAATTTAGTTTACATCAAAGATTATAAGTTTAGTTCATTGAATGTACACAATGATTTCTTTTTAACTTCCATTGAAGCTGCTCTCGAATTCATACGCAGCAACGAGTTTTTAGGCATCAAAGTTAAGTCAATAAGGCAAGATGTGTCTAGTCAATTTGCTGTGCAATATGTATTTGATTACATCCGATTAgggaatttaaaaatggttaaaagtattctaaaacaaaaaaaagttaaagccAATATTGAACAAAACTTGAGTCTGTGTCACCCTCTATGTTCTTGTGATGAATGcgaaaagattttaaaaaatttagaaaaacaaatagATGTGAACATAGATTCCAAAAACGAAAATGGTCAAAGTCTTCTTACTGTTGCAGTCTTGTATGGTCATTGTGATttagttgaattttttttaaccaacAACTGTAATATAAACACCATTGATTATTTGTGCAGAACACCTTTGCATTATGCAGCTTCTAAAGGATATCAAGATATTCTTCTGttgctaattaattttggCGCAAATGTAAATGCGGTAGATGGTGAAAAAAATACTCCTCTTCATTTAGCTTCTGAAAACGGTCATGAGAATTGTgttaaagctttaatttaCTCATCagtcaatataaaattggacTTATGCAATTTCTTTGGTGACACACCAATGCATTTGGCAGCGAAATGGTCTTACCttgagatattaaaaatattatcagaaAATGGTGGTTATGCTCATGTAAAAAATAGACGGAACAAAACTGCTTTAGACATagcatcaaattattattccagAGTGTTGCTTGAAGATGCACCCGAGATAATTACAAACAACAACAGCGAGCCTGATTCTTCTTTAGAAATCATTGACTGTGGTCAAGTTATATTTATCAGCGAAAATCATGGTGTAAAACCCAGAAATTTAGAACAGTTGAAAAAAATAGATCTACTATTGAAGGCCATTGAGAACAATGATTTACCATTAACTTGCTTCTATTTGGGATTCaacattgaaataaatgaaaccgaagagttaaaagaaaaatgtcaTCCACTATGTTACTGCCCAAAATGTACTACTGAGggggaatttttaatatccaatAAAAAGGATGCTGTtttaagtgtaaatacttGCAACGGTTTTGGGTACACACCGTTACATATGGCAGCAAAGTTTGGAAGACACGAAATTTTGCGTTTGCTGTTAGATTCGTCTGCGCAATTAAACGTTAAGACTTATTCGACGTTGTATACGCCACTTCATCTGGCTTGCATGAACCAAagaattaaagttataaaggAGTTATTGAATTGCGGTAGTTGTAAGATAGACGAACCTGATAGCAAAGGCAATACTCCCTTGTTTTATGCAGCGACGAAAGGTTTCACAAAAATTgtcgaaattttattaaataacggCGCCgatgtaaagaaaaaaaatatgtctggaaaaactattttacaaGAAGTCGAAGATAGACAGCTATTTGGGATATTGgccattttaaatgaaaataacaaagaattCACCAAACGTAACGATGGTtgggtatttttttaa